From Sphaeramia orbicularis chromosome 21, fSphaOr1.1, whole genome shotgun sequence:
ttcttttggttttgtttgagTTACAGGTTTACAAACTCAAATGTTAAATCAGGGTTTCTGAAATTCCATAGAAAAAGCGTAAAAATCAATTATCTAAATTTAAGCCTCTGTATGTATGATTATGACTGGCCTTAAAAACTGATTGGATTATGAGGTTGTCATTAACTTCGGtctaatttttttctatttctgtggAAAATTCGTATTGATCACGCGGTAACAAAACTACAAATTGTAAGAAACATGGACCACTTATGAAAACTGCAgaattttttgcagtgcatcatGGTTTTGTGTGAGAGCTAAAGCGATCTTTCTTCATTACAACAATAACCTCTAGGGGTAATGAAAATTGTACACAAGTCATTAAAGGTATCCATGATGATCTTAAAGTTGTAAAGTTAATAGGAAAAATATACTTCATTCAAAACCTCCATCtgttttaatatatatgtatttattcgaATATAAAAGTTCCGTAATCTTAAAACTTCTTTGTCACTCTCTTCCAATCTAAGAAATGCAGAACTCAGAACTGGTAAAACATGTTAGTACAGTCCACAAGAAATTTGCTATTTTATATTTTGGATGAATAACACTGTTATGTTAAGTTTCCACTGCCAgtatattgtttttaattgtttagCTTTAATTAAAGGGGGTTTTAGTGActtattcagtattaattttgtGTTCTTTTCAGAATATGCCCAGCCGTTGGTCAGCGGTGTAACAACACTGGGTCCACgttcaacctttaaaccagatgAGGGACCGGATCCAGGATATACAGATCCAGACCTGTATGACGCCCCCATCTCACCAGACTTGTACCACGCCTATGCAGAACCTCTACCAGCTTCAGGAGCTGAATACGCCACGCCTATTGTGGTTGACATGGGTTGCCACCCATCAGGGGGCTCCTCTATGAGTCAGTCCTTCAAAGGTGCTGGTCCCGCCTCCATGCTCACAAAGACAGACACCGGCCAGTCAGGGAGGTCGGCATACGATACACCGAAAAATGCCACTGGACAGGTCACGCCTACAGAGGATCTGACCTATCAGGTACCTCAGAGAAGCACTCAGAAGCCGACAGCACAGAGCTGAAGAGCAGCGAGTCTGGATGCACATAGCCTTAATCTGCCCCTCACTGCCAACACAACCCGATGGACAAAGACGAAGGGTTGGAAAAAGAGGATGAGCAGGTGCGAGCCCTGAGCCGGGGCTCGAGTCTTGAATGAACTACCTTAGCTTTAGATTCATCTGGAGATGTCTGTATTGTGTAATTGTATATGTGCATGGCCACAGTCTGCTTGTGTAGTGCCATTACAGTCCTATCACTGAAACCACAAAGATGAATGTGCTTGTGCCAGCTTGGAGAATAGGAGATGGGAGAGAGGATGAAAAGGAGAGAGCTGACTACTAGTCCTTAAAGACATTGTCCCTGTTCTGTGATTCTTAGTTTTTACATTCTGTGAAACTGTGATTTCCAATATTCTGTTACATACTGAACCAGGTTCACCTGAATGGTCTACGATTTCCATTCAGAACAGATGGCATGTTGTGTAAGTAGCCCACATCCACAGTCCAACTCCCTAGTTTTCCATGGTACGTTCTGTCTTACTTTTGTTTTGAAAGCATGACTTGAAATTGTGTATAGTTCTAGTAAATAATTCCATTACTGCAAACCTTTTAAAAAATTCCACATAatttacagatatttatttttatttcacatcCTGCTGATAAGAAGAATCTTAAAACACCCTCCATCGCCCGCAGTGACTACAGATCAAAGAATTGCACTGTTGTAAATGGGAGCACTGTTGTGTCACAGTGAAAACCTGTTGGTGACTGAGATGTTTGTGTGTTAACTTGAAGAGGCTGATGGGGAGGGTCAGTCCCATGAGCTCCCTGTGTGAggaaataacctttttttttttttttaaataatgtcaaaGACCAAATGCTGCCTTTTCTTTGTTTATGCAATGTTGATTCCCAAGATTCAACTTTGACATTTAGTGCCAACAGTACAACCAAATACAAATAAAGATCAAATCAGTCTTAATGTGaggaaaaaaacctgattttaacTGTTTAGGTGTTTGTCCCGTAACAAGGTACAAAGAAAGGGATAAAGCTGTTTCAGCCAATAGATTCATACTAATGCCTTGTGGTGTCTTGAATTTCCAGTGTTTGTCCTGAACATTTTTGATTTTGAGAGTTGTGGTGATTTTCTGTAGATGAAAAGGTGCTTGATCTGTTCAGATGTATATGGGTGTGACCTGTTCCTTCTTTGTATCTTTGTGCATTAACATCTGTATGTGTGGTGAGCTGTTTGAATCCAAACAGCTCACCATTCAGTCTTGTCTGTTTTGTGGACTTGTTACTGGGAGACTTTAATTGTCTGTAGTGCCAGTGGTTGTTAAATACTGGCAGTTCACAGTAGATTGCATTCCTCTCCTGTCCATCTGTGGTACTGTGTAGACCAAACACTCAGCAGCCGAACGCAGACTGAAGAGAAACACGGAACAAGCTGCTCGATACCTTCACACAGCTGTGCCACAAATCATGCTTGGATTCTGCTCAGTAACCAAAGCAGTCTAGATAGGTGACTTAGTGCTCCCTGGTTACCACGGGGTTGTGCTTGTGATGCTTTCACTGACtgtatatagagaaaaaataataaagagtTTTTAAAAGAATGTTTTATTACAATCCTTAAGCTGTCgcaaaaatgacaaatacacCATGTACatgacatttacactgaaaatacagtAGTAGCACAGTGGTATTGCAAAGAAACGCATCTCAGTCATTGTTTTTGTAAGAAAACATCATCCAACTGCACCATTTTCTTAGTTTTAGTTCTTaccagggctgcacgatattggaaaaaactgactgcaattttttttttttttaaccctgcaatataaaaaaatactcaaGAGGACATAATAGCTGTGCAcagacgtaaatggtcaaacaaattagttgtgtttcctctcgtggcaacaggtgcaaggcactgtcaacacagaacacgtgtttcagtatcagccttgtagccaaaataatttcAGATAACTTAAATTAGCAATTCTTTGTGACAAAATTAGTAAGAGTGAGTGTTTTACCTTGCTGACATGTTTCACTAATATTGCCGCAAAGAAGAATTGCTAATTTAatagaagaaaacaacaaaaatgaacataattaattccagataactgacattgcttttctttttggtaccaagtcttcgtttttggtgattttctcttgttcgttgctcatttttcaatgttgttaccagtgactcactccatgtgcaggggcgtggtctgtttcgacaaactgattaagaacagttgtgattggtggatgactgcgtgcagtgtgtgtcaggtacccttgaaaatGGATGAGAACACCACGAGTTCATTTGCCCCCTACAtcacaggacctgcaatgtgactattgtgcacacgtacatcacAATGATAATGCTCAAACaaaatattgtgcagctctagttcttTTGGTAGCGTGTTTTTCCAAAACTGGTCAGATTACAGCTACAAGAATTACAGACACATTAACAGTCTTGTTTTCAAAGTTACAGCTGTGggaaaaagttttcagacacctaAAAATTggacacaatctcaaatattatgacatatttgttgtgtttctaaatgtgtggcTGCATGagatacaaacaaatgcaaagttgttttttttttgtataaaaaaccaaaacaaaaaagccATTGTTGACAATTTCAAGGTGCATTATTCTGCTTAAGCATCTAGTTGTGACCTCAACAGAACACGTGTAGatgggagcatgtgggtttggagagtggaacaatatattacaaatgcatgattatttattttttaacgccTGTGGCCatatggcaattaacttgtgtactgcccaattggacctgtttttttttttttttacttgtgttgggaaggggagtggctccattgtgtgttgccctgttttatgtaattttattggggtggcatATGGGGGTGCTGTTTATGAgtatgtgtttctgtgtatgtgcttatgtgtttctgacccctgctgcacaccgaatttccttttctaaggataaataaagttgaaagttaagTTAAGTAaagcatggggtgtccaaaaacatttTCCCACCACTACCCTGTCACTTTTAAGCAGTCATTGAAAATGAGTGAAATACATCCTAAACACCAGGATCACTGGGTTCATGTTACTATAATAATTGAATGCATGTGTAAAATGACAAACACCAGAAtgtaaagtaaagctgtgacatACTTTACACATACtttatttagatcaggggtgtcaaactcattttctttcaggggtcacatacagaccaatttgatctgaagtgggctgaaccagtaaaataatagtataataaactataaataatgatgactccatatttttctactttattttagtgtggaaaaaataactgaattctggaaatatttacatattcAAACTAACCTGGGAAAACTgaaaaagggcaattttaacaatattatgcctcaactacttatttatacatgtgcattatggatcagatctacaaaggtaaaaaaaaaacaacaaaaaacatttaataatgggcattattttggtaaaattgcattaattttctttagacatttcaggtttttcatatgtgttcaggtgaTACACATTTGTTAAAGCACAGTtcgcaaatgtaaatattttcatacttaaatgttattttttgcactaaaacaaagagaaaaatttggagttgtcattacaaATAGCcataatctaatgttattttttcacattaaactaagaagatAATTTGGACccattatttcttggttattatgatattattttacttgaactaaaatgagttcaacatccttgactgttcatatcttcagtgtcatttctgtactttgcaaattcatctcgtggactagactggaccctttggtgagctggTTTTGCCCCGCGGTCCACATGTTTGCCACTCCTGATTTAGATGATTTCAAGAGCAATTTTCCGCATGGAAAACTGTAAAACAGTGCCTACTATAATGGTATTGTACAAAATTTAAAACAACTATATTTAAATAATGCTCCTTTAATATCAGCAGTACTTGTGATTTTCTTCAGCCCAGTGTTTCGCTGCTCATTATTTTTTCATTCTCACCTCATTGTTGAGCATCTCTTCATTCATTCTTCCATGTTTTTTCCATTCTTCCCAAACTTCCACCAAACCACAGTGAGTACGATCGCTACAAGTAGGATGAGGCTGCTGGTTACTAGGTACGCTATAGGCAGGAAATGGTTCTGCCCTCCAAACCAGGTCAGCGTGGTCAGCACTACTTCCTTTCTGCCCCTGAAATACTGCACAGGGAAGTCTGGAGAAGCACAGGTCAAGGCTGAAAATAGGGGTTGACAGAGAATGGTCTTTAAATAGTGCCGGTTCTTGTGGTGATGTTTAGTcgataagacaaagaaaacaatCACACACAATAGGACACAAGTGTTGTCTACTTAACGGCGCGCTTCCATGGAAAAAACattagtgacagtggaaggataCTGTAGGAGATCTCGATGCTGTAATTCCCCGCCGGCAGCCCCGTAGTGAAGGGCTCCTTGGCTCGGTTCAGGACACCGTACAGCTTCTTGAAGTTGGGGAAGGCCGCCTCCCTCATCCAAATGATTAAATCATCGTTAATGAAGCCGTTGTTGGTGGGGTCGAGGGGGTCCAGCTCATACACAGGCTTCTGCCAATACAGGGGCTTCGCTGTTCCTGTGGAATGATCACACGTCAGAAAGGATGAGGGATTTCTGCTGGAAAGAAACTGGAAAGGTGAAATACTGACCGATCCAGGATTATTATGGGTAAAGAACTGAATTTTGTTACGGGAAATAAACTACGATGAACAATGTAATATGAGCCAAAGAATTAAACAGCCTTATTTTGGTTCATtgtaaaaatcaaatcaaatcgaatGGTTTTGGACAAAACAGAACCTTTAATGAACGATGGGTTTATAAATCATGTATTCTGtcactgggtgcttctatgaaactgggttcattttgctaCCCGACACTTTGCCAGTTTTTTTAgtcccaataataaaagagaaatgtagacatatttccccccaggatgtacctaatgatgacctcagataaatgcaaaaaaaacatataccgtaatttccggtctataagccgctacttttttccacacactgtgaactctaaaatgatgtggctaatttatgttttctgggctaacgatcgatccggctgacgaagaaggaaatagagctgctgcacgtaagcttggcaaaaatgaagcgatggtgagacgttggagacggggtgagtgcggcttatagttaggtgcggcttatagtccggaaagtatggtactcttgctctgagccatcccaaaattaacgaatttttaataaaatattggggccaaaaataggaccaaaaatgggacatgaaaagctacctaggtatcagtgcatttgatctggaaaacacggctgtaaatggtcttatatactgctataaataaagacactgtgttaaatttgacaatcctagtggtttttcatgaatcagcagtctcattccaggttttgtatgtaacccatcgtgtccactcacgttacatgcagaacctgcccatttaaacatgcataaatcgtgagtgattttgcaacaacggtcatttttgtcaaactctCTCCCTTGtttaattagtttgattcccaaaatgtacctgtgagagactaaagaaatattcaaaaaatagtagcgtgtgattttcatgtcctttttactatTACatacggatttttgtataaaaatattagaaaaatgtattttatctgaaaaatagtttctcttttatctcaataaatatttatttttaaaatagacccaaagtgcttccaaacttgcttcataacattagtctacatctggtttaaatttttagcccctctgtccttttTTTACGGACCAGGTTCATAGGAGTACCCACTTCACAGCTTCTAAAAGTCCAAATGTTTCTTGTAATGTATGTTGGAACGACACTGAAACTTAAACTTACTCCTACACTGGAAAACAAAAaccaaatcaaaataaaaaaaaatgaaacacaaaaattaaatgcCCATAAATATCAATGAAGATTTCAAAACTTTAATAAGCGATTCAAAAGATAAATTTACCTTTAAAAACTTCAGGCAGTGTCAAGTTTTCTGTCTTCGGGTTCCGGAACTTGATGTTTTTGTCCGTGTACCATGTGATGCCCTGCCGCAGAAGAGGAACCTTTTCCGGTCTACCACCTGGCATATGGTAGGTCAGAACAAAGGAGTCTGGGAAGAAAAATCAGTTTGTCAACAGGAAAGGTGATGATGAATGTAAAAATTGATTTCACTGGTTAAAAATGTTGCTATTGggagaaaaatatctgattttaccTAAACTTTTACCCAAATCAGGTACGgtaattccaaatctgaaatcagaattCTCCAATACGTCAGGATTTTGTCAATAAACAGCCATTAGCAGCAGATCATGCTAATGTTTTAGTGGTATAAATTCTATGTGATCAAAACTCAGAtggattttaatttaaaaaaggtgacatttcctgaaatttggGACCACAGACTGGAGAACTAGAATTAATAGCTAGGGATTCATTTGTGCATGTGCTGCTAAAGTGACAAATTAGGACACGATAAAAGCATATTAAGCAGGGTtccaacaggtttctacaagttcaatttaagactttttaggacTACTTAGAATACaacttaatgcccatttcacagccatactgtcacaaattcatgactcctaaaatttaggaaaatgtatttattcactccaacgccttgattcccaccgttccgagTCATTCTTCACTGGGGGctacaaagttagcgataattcctaatttcaatataagctgtcgggttggaacgggtgaaaatgagtcaactaatgttactgtctttgcagcttggacatttaacagacacatttaaacacaacacagcaatcAAGTTTATGACCACTAAGATTTTTTtatggtattaaatgcagatttgtaaattcgaGACTTTTTAAGACGCTGCGGGAACCCTGATTAATGGATGGGTTGCAGAATGTCTCAAAATGAATTTCCTCCACTAACATCTTCATTTTTTCCACTCAGTTTGTGTGATGCAAGTAATGAAAACTGGTTAGAATTTCAttaaaggggccatattttgctaaactcacttgtattagtctttggtatattcatttgtgtatttggactctaatagttaaaaaagtttgaatttgaacccttcaggtgctgcaacgctatctttatattcattttggcaaaaactgtgtggatttcaacaacctgttttaatacctgcttagtttgttacatcgataactagttatatcaccacatttgcacatataaggtcaagacttctaccGGACATTtccaccataattgtttgtcagcagcagtggttgtagtccatactgaaaatatgtccaaatttcaagcagattatctaaaatgttcagttgttggttgaacgggacagagcagcacagccaacaacctggagggggtgtggcctgaagtggctcatttgcatttaaagggccagcgctcaaaacgacctttctggcgtcattactcagaaataggcttgaagatggacctgtggagttgaattaatgaagaattcagacccatgcagagcatttacagtttacgtagaccagaaggaaatgttttaaaatgcataattccatttaaaaaaagcaaaatatcactcctttaagatattTCTGAAAAGGAAACCAGGTCGGTTCAACCCACACATGATGGTGATTACCGTTGGTCTTACAGTGGGAAACTGTCACAACCCACAAGCACAAGACACAGTTTAGACCCAAGTTGATGGGTTTGGCCATTTAGGTTTATTCGTTATTGGTTTTGATGTTCATATCTGTAAGTAAATTTGACCACTTTAGTACATATTATCCTCACACAGGAAATACATGATAAGATGTGTCAACGCAAGATTGGAAATTTTGAGCTTTTATACATGACTGTAAAGCTCAAAATCTACAAATTCTTCTTTCAGATTTGGACTGGGCATGCCTGATTTAGTAAACATCAGATGTTTTTCCTCCCATagcagacacagttctgtttttcTTGTTCAGTGTTTTTGCTTTTTGGGTTATTACCATTGAACATGCTGTTGGCTACAGCGCCACAGGGAGCAATGGGTTGTCCGTTTTGGTCTGTTGTGAATGGGAAGCAATATGTACTGGGGGTCTAGTGATGGAACAAGGTTAGTGGATACACACAGAGATATTACAGGATTATTTAACAACGTATAGTAAGCACTGAGGTAAACTAGTGCTGCAGAACTGGTTCACTTCAGACAGAACAACCATAAGGATAAAggggatttttttccccatttaatgtTAATAAATGTCACATTATCCCAGTGTTATTCTGTTGAAATCATACAAAATACCATAGATGTACCTGTAAGTTTTTCTTTCTGCCAACCATCTGTGCATCATCCCTGGAGTCCATGTATCTGCGGAGGTTCTGATGGAAGTTTCGGAGTCCATAGTAGAAAAAAACATCACCCTGAGACGACAGCAGGACACACATTATCATCAGCTCTAATATGAGGAAAATTCCTCTGATTCAAGGTTAAGAGCTTTCAGCTGTACTCCATCCATAGGACTTGATGATACAGACCACGGCAAGCTGTTGAAAGCTGCAAATTTCTGCTATATTTCAACATATTGTGAGGTTTATACAATAGCACATTGCATTGTTATGGTGTTTAATTAACTGGGTTGCTAGTGAAAACTTGAGGTCATTACCTTGAATTTCTTGCCAAtggaaaacaccactgtacagcTGCAAGGCTGTGCTGCATTGCTCACATTTTTACGCTTTTCAAAGCATCTATCACATGTCCCGGCCTCTGTGTAGTCCAGCTGAGAAGACAgggttgtgttaaaaaaaaaaaaacaaataagaaaaagaacTGAACAAATGAACAGATAATTGCTGCTGTATAGTCAGTTCAAAACATGATGATCTTAGACCTTTCTTCTTTGTCACTCCTTGTTTTATTGCACTCAGGGACATAAGGGTTTCATTATCTGCCTCTCTATCTCACACCTTTTGTATATGGTGCTTTATGGGACAATGATATGTATTCAGAAACAGACGCAGTTCTCAGAAACAAACACACTTACCTTCATTTCCTTTGTGCTCTGTACTGTAAGCAGCAACCACACTCCCAGAAACATGCATATCAAAGCCATGAAGTAGAAGAAGGGCAACACAGTGTTAGCCGTTAGCATTGGAGACC
This genomic window contains:
- the tmem30c gene encoding transmembrane protein 30C, translating into MGKVKTKTGPLARRPDNSAFKQQRLPAWSPMLTANTVLPFFYFMALICMFLGVWLLLTVQSTKEMKLDYTEAGTCDRCFEKRKNVSNAAQPCSCTVVFSIGKKFKGDVFFYYGLRNFHQNLRRYMDSRDDAQMVGRKKNLQTPSTYCFPFTTDQNGQPIAPCGAVANSMFNDSFVLTYHMPGGRPEKVPLLRQGITWYTDKNIKFRNPKTENLTLPEVFKGTAKPLYWQKPVYELDPLDPTNNGFINDDLIIWMREAAFPNFKKLYGVLNRAKEPFTTGLPAGNYSIEISYNFPVQYFRGRKEVVLTTLTWFGGQNHFLPIAYLVTSSLILLVAIVLTVVWWKFGKNGKNMEE